A region from the Salicibibacter cibarius genome encodes:
- a CDS encoding LLM class flavin-dependent oxidoreductase: protein MNLGILEQMPTPKGKTAEDIVEETLSFGQYAEQLGYERFWFAEHHATKGMASSSPEIMMAALASRTTRLHVGSGGILLPQYSAYKVASQLLQLQALFPGRIEAGVGRSPGGGERVRSALADGKENQLNAYPEKLEALAGYVRGQSPQGVRATPRTEAAPPVYSLGLGENSAEIAARLGIGYVYGHFIDPSRGEAAHEVYRQQFTLGSLTAPHALTAVFVICGESDAHAEKLATSQDMWLLRTEKGLDSRVPTVEEAKAAKKTERDQQKIRENRRRMIIGGPDTVREQLSYLTERYHNDKWLILTNIHDVNEKRRSFERIISLF from the coding sequence ATGAATCTGGGAATTTTGGAACAAATGCCAACCCCAAAAGGTAAGACAGCAGAAGATATCGTCGAAGAGACGCTTTCCTTCGGCCAATACGCGGAGCAACTTGGATACGAACGTTTTTGGTTTGCCGAACATCACGCGACGAAGGGGATGGCATCTAGTTCTCCGGAAATTATGATGGCGGCTTTGGCGAGCCGTACGACGCGTTTGCACGTGGGTAGCGGCGGTATTTTGCTTCCGCAATATAGCGCTTATAAAGTCGCCTCCCAACTCCTGCAATTGCAAGCACTTTTCCCGGGAAGGATTGAAGCGGGCGTGGGACGCTCACCCGGAGGTGGCGAACGGGTTCGATCTGCGCTCGCCGATGGGAAAGAGAATCAGTTAAATGCGTATCCGGAAAAATTGGAAGCTCTCGCTGGATATGTCCGTGGCCAATCGCCACAGGGCGTACGAGCAACACCGAGAACGGAGGCAGCGCCACCAGTTTATTCTCTTGGTCTCGGGGAAAATAGTGCAGAAATCGCCGCCCGTCTCGGTATAGGTTATGTGTACGGGCATTTTATCGATCCCTCGCGCGGAGAAGCAGCCCACGAGGTTTACCGGCAACAATTCACACTTGGCAGCTTGACTGCCCCGCACGCGTTAACCGCTGTTTTCGTCATTTGCGGAGAATCAGACGCACATGCAGAAAAACTAGCCACGAGCCAGGATATGTGGTTGTTGCGAACGGAAAAAGGGTTGGATAGCCGTGTGCCGACCGTAGAAGAGGCGAAAGCGGCTAAAAAAACGGAACGGGATCAACAAAAAATCAGGGAAAATCGCAGGCGTATGATCATTGGCGGTCCGGACACGGTACGGGAACAATTAAGCTATCTTACGGAGCGCTATCACAATGACAAATGGCTGATTCTGACGAATATTCACGACGTCAACGAGAAGCGTCGGTCGTTCGAACGGATCATCTCTCTTTTTTGA